The following proteins are encoded in a genomic region of Drosophila willistoni isolate 14030-0811.24 chromosome 3R, UCI_dwil_1.1, whole genome shotgun sequence:
- the LOC6651183 gene encoding major facilitator superfamily domain-containing protein 10, translated as MANIRSRHNTTKSELEAKEETESLTTNSSGHNNNNNDGKEPSTTNTKEKCDSMVYIIFLSLLFDLLAFTIILPLLPSLLEYYRLHDSSGLYAVLTDRVRWFQQLVGAPERYISVLFGGFLGSMFSFLQFLASPIVGGLSDYYGRKPVLLVCASGIAASYLIWALSSNFALFVLARFVGGISKGNISLCMSVITDVSSEKTRGRGMALVGIAFSLGFIVGPMIGAMFAIYSNKSSSGGSWFVLPSLLALALALGDLLVLVFCLKETLPKEKRMKQISSSLSYASQLLNVSSIFRFSAIKNVAKKDIEALRSLGLIYFLYLFLYSGLEFTVTFLMYHKFGYTSMDQAKMFLTTGIIMTILQGSVVRRLPATKTKSYAIYSLYLIVPAFVLVGLAEGSGMLYAGMILFAISTAFAVSCLTTLVSKYGNDDQKGSVLGIFRSLGALARALGPVVGSIAFWCVGSKITYITGGLLLIYPGVALQRLRI; from the exons ATGGCCAACATACGGAGTCGccacaacacaacaaaatcAGAGTTGGAGGCGAAGGAGGAAACAGAGTCCCTAACAACAAACAGTAGtggccacaacaacaacaacaatgatgGGAAGGAACCATCAACGACAAATACAAAAGAGAAATGTGACTCTATGGTCTACATTATATTCTTATCCCTGCTGTTTGATTTGTTGGCTTTTACAATAATCCTTCCATTGTTACCTTCACTTTTGGAATATTATCGACTGCATGACAGTTCCGGTTTGTATGCCGTACTCACAGATCGAGTACGTTGGTTCCAGCAACTAGTTGGAGCACCAGAACGTTATATATCGGTGCTATTTGGCGGTTTTCTTGGATCTATGTTTAGTTTTTTGCAATTTCTCGCCAGTCCCATTGTGGGAGGCCTCTCAGATTACTATGGCCGGAAGCCGGTGCTGCTGGTGTGTGCG TCTGGAATTGCTGCTTCATATCTGATTTGGGCCTTGTCCAGCAATTTtgctctttttgttttggcccGTTTTGTGGGTGGCATTAGCAAGGGTAACATATCCCTTTGCATGTCCGTTATCACAGATGTGTCCAGTGAAAAGACCAGAGGACGCGGCATGGCTTTAGTTGGTATAGCTTTCTCACTGGGATTCATTGTGGGCCCTATGATCGGAGCCATGTTTGCCATTTACTCAAACAAATCAAGCTCGGGTGGATCATGGTTTGTTCTCCCTTCACTCTTAGCCTTGGCACTGGCTTTGGGAGATTTGCTAGTACTAGTATTTTGCTTAAAGGAAACTTTGCCTAAG GAGAAACGCATGAAACAGATATCATCTTCCCTATCCTATGCATCGCAATTGCTTAATGTCTCTTCCATATTcag ATTCTCTGCCATTAAAAATGTGGCGAAAAAGGACATTGAAGCTCTGCGCTCCTTGGGTCTGATATACTTTTTGTACTTATTCCTATATTCGGGATTGGAATTTACTGTGACATTTTTAATGTATCATAAATTTGGTTATACATCTATGGATCAAGCAAAAATGTTCTTAACAACAG GTATTATTATGACCATACTTCAAGGATCTGTCGTTCGTCGATTGCCTGCGACAAAAACTAAAAGTTATGCCATTTATAGTCTATATCTAATTGTTCCCGCCTTTGTATTGGTCGGTCTAGCGGAGGGCAGTGGCATGCTCTATGCTGGAATGATTTTATTTGCCATTTCCACAGCCTTTGCAGTATCTTGTTTGACCACTTTGGTTTCTAAATATGGCAACGATGATCAAAAAGGTTCAGTATTAGGAATATTCCGATCCTTGGGCGCCTTGGCAAGAGCTCTGGGACCCGTCGTAGGTTCCATAGCCTTTTGGTGTGTCGGCTCAAAGATAACTTATATTACCGGCGGATTATTACTTATATATCCAGGTGTGGCCTTGCAACGTCTACGTATTTAA
- the LOC6651184 gene encoding ras-related protein Rab-11A, which produces MGAREDEYDYLFKVVLIGDSGVGKSNLLSRFTRNEFNLESKSTIGVEFATRSIEVDGKTIKAQIWDTAGQERYRAITSAYYRGAVGALLVYDIAKHLTYENVERWLRELRDHADQNIVIMLVGNKSDLRHLRAVPTDEAKLFAERNGLSFIETSALDSTNVETAFQNILTEIYRIVSQKQIRDPPEGDVIRPSNVEPIDVKPTVTADVRKQCCQ; this is translated from the exons ATGGGTGCAAGAGAAGACGAATACGATTATCTGTTTAAAG TTGTCCTTATCGGAGACTCTGGTGTGGGTAAAAGTAATTTACTTTCACGTTTTACGCGCAATGAATTCAATTTGGAGTCCAAGTCAACGATTGGTGTTGAGTTCGCAACGCGCAGCATAGAG GTTGATGGCAAAACAATTAAAGCGCAAATCTGGGATACGGCCGGACAGGAGCGTTATCGCGCTATTACCTCTGCCTATTATCGCGGTGCTGTTGGTGCTCTGCTGGTCTATGACATTGCCAAGCATTTGACATATGAGAATGTGGAGCGATGGCTGCGAGAATTGCGTGATCATGCCGATCAAAATATTGTCATTATGTTGGTGGGCAATAAGTCCGATTTGAGGCATTTGCGTGCAGTGCCCACAGATGAGGCGAAATTGTTTGCCGAGCGTAATGGCTTGAGTTTCATAGAAACCTCAGCTTTAGATTCAACAAACGTTGAAACGGCATTCCAAAATATACTCACAG AGATCTATCGTATTGTGTCGCAGAAACAAATTCGGGATCCACCGGAAGGTGATGTCATTCGTCCGTCGAATGTGGAGCCCATCGATGTTAAGCCGACTGTCACAGCCGATGTACGCAAACAATGTTGTCAGTAG
- the LOC6651182 gene encoding exocyst complex component 6: MSKVTVQDIEAVDDYWGPTFRSILEGNNTKIIGEQLEQRIRSHDKEIERICNLYYQGFIDSIQELLQVRTQAKQLHDEVHSLDSSLRQMSLTVIQQGNDLVRARQIESNLAKAIEALKSCLPALECYMKFTQQAKNKHYYQALRTLETLEAEHLSRLKQHNYRFATQMQIQIPIIKENIRRSAASDFREFLENIRKFSPRIGEVAITHTKQMQKRDINAIIQEYVQQKAGGGGGDEDGGNVSAQDLLDFSPIYRCLHIYMVLGQREYFEKDYRQQRRDQAKLVLQPPPNMHDNLEAYKIYICAIVGFFVVEDHVKNTAGDVVNNSYLEDLWSTSLTKFVNEISMSSSSCTDPNILLRIKNLIMLSINTFKCYGYTVNILWELLHNMRDHYNEVLLQRWVHVFRDILDKEQFLPMIVENAEEYESIIERFPFHSEQLETAPFPKKFPFSRMVPEVYHQAKEFMYACMKFAEELTLSPNEVAAMVRKAANLLLTRSFSGCLSVVFRQPSITLPQLIQIIIDTQYLDKAGPFLDEFVCHMTNTERNVSQTPSATMFHVARQDAEKQVGVRICSKIDEFFELSAYDWLLVEPPGIASAFITDMISYLKSTFDNFSFKLPHIAQAACRRTCEHIADKVYSIMFDEDVKQISTGALTQINLDLMQCEFFAASEPVPGLKEGELSKYFLRNRQLLDLLILEEWSTYFHDYGKQENRYQLVQPQTIIVILEKIREADKKPIFSLVRKNDKKKLLETVLKQLKHIAERQN, from the exons ATGTCGAAGGTGACAGTACAGGATATAGAAGCCGTAGATGACTACTGGGGACCAACTTTTCGCTCAATACTTGAAG GCAACAACACTAAGATCATTGGAGAGCAATTGGAACAGCGTATTCGCAGTCATGACAAGGAAATCGAACGCATCTGTAATCTATATTATCAGGGATTTATAGATTCCATCCAAGAGTTATTGCAGGTGCGGACACAGGCCAAGCAATTGCACGATGAGGTCCACTCCCTGGACTCCTCGTTAAGGCAGATGAGTTTAACTGTCATACAGCAGGGCAACGATTTGGTTAGAGCACGTCAAATTGAATCGAACTTGGCTAAAGCAATTGAGGCTTTAAAATCGTGTTTACCCGCTCTCGAGTGTTACATGAAATTCACTCAACAGGCCAAGAATAAGCATTACTATCAAGCCCTGCGTACATTGGAAACTTTAGAGGCAGAGCATCTGTCACGTCTGAAGCAACACAATTATCGGTTTGCCACTCAAATGCAGATACAAATACCCATTATTAAGGAGAACATACGGCGATCGGCTGCATCAGATTTCCGGGAGTTCCTCGAGAATATCAGGAAATTCTCGCCACGCATTGGCGAAGTGGCTATTACCCATACAAAGCAAATGCAGAAGCGGGATATAAATGCCATTATCCAGGAATATGTACAACAGAAAGcaggtggtggcggtggtgatGAAGATGGCGGTAATGTTAGTGCTCAGGATTTATTGGATTTCTCGCCCATCTATCGTTGTCTGCATATATACATGGTTTTGGGTCAAAGGGAATACTTTGAAAAGGACTATCGACAACAGCGGCGAGATCAAGCGAAATTGGTATTGCAGCCACCACCAAATATGCATGATAATCTGGAAGCATATAAGATCTATATATGTGCCATTGTGGGTTTCTTTGTGGTGGAGGATCATGTTAAGAATACTGCCGGAGATGTGGTCAATAATAGCTATCTTGAAGATCTCTGGTCTACATCGTTAACAAAGTTTGTCAATGAAATTAGCATGAGTTCTTCCTCCTGCACGGATCCCAATATCTTGTTGAGAATTAAAAATCTCATAATGTTGTctataaatacatttaaatgCTATGGCTATACTGTCAATATACTCTGGGAGTTACTCCACAATATGAGGGATCATTACAATGAA GTTCTTCTACAACGTTGGGTTCATGTGTTTCGCGACATTCTGGACAAAGAACAATTTCTGCCCATGATTGTGGAAAATGCTGAGGAATATGAAAGTATTATTGAACGTTTCCCCTTTCACTCTGAGCAGTTGGAAACGGCTCCATTTCCCAAAAAATTCCCATTTTCACGGATGGTGCCAGAGGTTTATCACCAAGCCAAGGAGTTTATGTATGCCTGTATGAAGTTCGCCGAAGAGCTTACACTATCACCGAATGAAGTAGCTGCTATGGTTCGTAAGGCAGCCAATCTCTTGCTTACACGCAGCTTCAGCGGCTGCCTTTCAGTCGTATTCCGTCAGCCAAGCATCACGCTACCGCAGCTTATTCAAATCATTATTGATACCCAGTATCTGGATAAGGCAGGACCCTTTCTGGATGAGTTTGTCTGTCATATGACGAATACAGAGCGGAATGTGTCGCAAACTCCGTCAGCAACAATGTTTCATGTGGCACGCCAAGATGCCGAAAAGCAAGTTGGTGTACGCATCTGTTCCAAGATAGATGAGTTCTTTGAATTGAGTGCCTACGATTGGTTACTAGTAGAACCGCCGGGCATAGCATCTGCCTTTATCACCGACATGATTTCATATCTGAAGAGCACATTTGATAACTTCTCGTTTAAGTTGCCACACATTGCCCAAGCGGCATGTCGTCGGACTTGTGAACATATTGCCGATAAAGTTTATTCCATTATGTTTGATGAAGATGTTAAGCAAATTTCAACTGGTGCTCTAACTCAAATCAATTTGGATCTAATGCAATGTGAATTTTTTGCTGCCTCCGAACCTGTGCCAGGACTAAAAGAGGGTGAATTGAGTAAATATTTTCTACGAAATCGACAACTACTTGACTTACTTATCCTGGAGGAGTGGAGCACTTATTTCCATGACTATGGAAAGCAAGAGAATCGCTATCAACTGGTGCAACCGCAAACAATTATTGTGATATTGGAAAAAATAAGGGAGGCGGATAAAAAGCCAATATTTTCTCTCGTCCGTAAAAATGATAAGAAAAAACTATTGGAAACTGTGCTAAAGCAATTAAAACATATAGCCGAAAGACAAAATTGA
- the LOC6651155 gene encoding DDB1- and CUL4-associated factor 12 homolog, giving the protein MFNGMVKTIRDSIVGTYPSCHVTSRLEERRAKQRALRAERRRKPDKPDDFVTYEDSGSDEETPQQQEEVLNTSFNLCDYLRSRESGLRDRRTVNVEYTSRYVLTHDMLRETQINLGYINKVFCSKWLSNRQVVFGTKCNKLLVYDVNMRRVDAIPTLSNSRANHPEVQGGLHAIELSPSRSFLATGARNSSDIAVYRLPTLDPVCVGESGHRDLIMGMCWLDDQFLVSGSKDNRMALWRINEDHMEFPDGGEEACPTFATIHPLSVKEVRTAQRIRSLCFNKEFKEIAALSLNGYIHIFNAETFKQTLSRKLPNCQDNVSIAYHSDGLYAVGCRSYTILLDARTLQTIKKITSRYSGCGIRATSFEGNLLTVGTGLGMLLFYDIRAGKYLESSVNASRTVALKCSKGIVYPEDEMDGFQQVRYVPAIYTHCYDSTRMRLFAAGGPLPATLVGNYAGVWQ; this is encoded by the exons ATGTTCAATGGCATGGTCAAGACAATACGCGATAGCATTGTAGGTACCTATCCTTCCTGTCATGTGACTTCGCGTCTGGAGGAGCGACGAGCCAAACAAAGAGCTCTGCGAGCAGAGAGACGACGAAAGCCGGACAAGCCCGATGATTTTGTGACCTACGAAGATTCTGGGAGCGATGAAGAGACGCCCCAGCAGCAGGAGGAGGTCTTAAATACATCGTTCAATCTGTGCGACTATCTAAGAAGCAGGGAGAGTGGCCTAAGAGAC CGTCGCACAGTAAATGTGGAGTACACCAGCCGTTATGTGCTGACCCATGATATGCTAAGAGAAACCCAAATTAATTTGGGCTACATTAACAAAGTCTTCTGTTCGAAATGGCTAAGCAATCGTCAGGTTGTGTTTGGCACTAAATGTAACAAACTTCTTGTTTACGATGTAAATATGCGTCGTGTGGATGCCATTCCTACCCTGTCCAATAGTCGTGCCAATCATCCCGAGGTTCAAGGTGGACTCCATGCCATTGAACTATCTCCGAGTCGTTCATTTCTAGCCACTGGTGCAAGGAATTCCTCCGATATTGCTGTTTATCGATTGCCTACCCTAGATCCCGTTTGCGTTGGCGAAAGTGGACATCGTGACCTAATTATGGGCATGTGTTGGTTAGATGATCAATTTCTGGTCTCAGGTTCTAAGGACAATCGTATGGCTCTGTGGCGTATCAATGAGGATCACATGGAGTTTCCTGATGGCGGCGAAGAGGCATGTCCAACCTTTGCCACCATTCACCCCTTGAGTGTAAAGGAAGTGAGGACGGCGCAGAGG attCGTTCGTTGTGCTTTAATAAAGAATTTAAGGAGATAGCTGCCTTATCGCTAAACGGGTACATTCACATCTTCAACGCCGAGACCTTTAAACAGACGCTGTCGCGCAAACTACCCAACTGCCAAGACAATGTTAGCATTGCCTATCATAGTGATGGTCTCTATGCTGTAGGCTGTCGCTCCTATACAATCCTACTGGATGCACGTACCCTGCAGACCATTAAGAAGATTACCTCCCGTTACAGTGGCTGCGGCATAAGGGCCACTTCATTTGAGGGAAATCTGCTGACAGTGGGCACAGGTTTAGGAATGCTGCTCTTCTATGATATACGCGCTGGTAAATATCTAGAGAGTAGTGTGAATGCCTCACGCACGGTGGCACTTAAATGCAGCAAAGGAATTGTG TATCCTGAAGATGAAATGGATGGCTTCCAACAAGTGAGATATGTGCCCGCCATCTACACACATTGCTATGATAGCACCAGAATGCGACTTTTTGCCGCTGGCGGGCCTTTACCTGCCACCTTGGTGGGAAACTATGCGGGCGTTTGGCAATAG
- the LOC6651181 gene encoding TBC1 domain family member 22B produces MDNNVEQDPIKQQTAASATTATEILTGTRTIGAGGNSTFWKNSGRIVPGFISQSPKHNPNLDKVSATVGPGGAVVRGSGGAMVSTFRDYQQSVSDAWDTGDDEFCIIGRSTEEAAAGGNGAGGGAEATRISRQVSQTVALNVIETHSRSNPNHVTNNPDGNGKSSADLAPSIRQQSTEDNNKEERRRSLPDNNENRLRLRNYPGRPQLQKISSNCQDSEYETKIEKFQLLLNSPQLDLVALKKLSWSGVPRKMRAVCWRLLSKYLPPCGERRNAVLESKRQGYQDLRHNYFRVDSQDETQQDTYRQIHIDVPRMNPQIPLFQQQLVQEMFERVLFIWAIRHPASGYVQGINDLVTPFFIVFLQEALSPDTDLEKYDMATLPEETRNIIEADSFWCLSKFLDCIQDNYIFAQLGIQEKVNQLKDLIQRIDVNLHRHLQSHGVDYLQFSFRWMNNLLTRELPLHCTIRLWDTYLAESDGFALFHLYVCAAFLLHWKEQLMQQNDFQGLMLLLQNLPTHNWSDRQINVLLAEAFRLKFTYADAPKHLETKLS; encoded by the exons ATGGATAATAATGTAGAACAGGATCcaataaaacaacaaacagcagcatcagcaacaacagccaCCGAAATATTGACAGGCACACGGACCATTGGAGCGGGAGGAAATTCAACATTTTGGAAGAATAGCGGAAGAATTGTGCCCGGATTTATATCGCAAAGTCCCAAACACAATCCAAATCTAGACAAAGTCTCGGCTACAGTTGGGCCGGGCGGGGCGGTTGTCCGGGGCAGCGGTGGCGCTATGGTCTCGACATTTCGTGACTACCAACAGTCGGTGAGCGATGCATGGGATACGGGCGATGATGAATTCTGCATCATAGGACGCAGCACAGAGGAGGCGGCGGCCGGCGGTaatggtgctggtggtgggg CCGAAGCTACTCGAATTTCACGTCAAGTGTCACAAACAGTTGCCCTCAATGTCATCGAAACGCATTCTCGTAGCAATCCAAACCACGTCACAAACAATCCTGATGGAAATGGTAAAAGCTCAGCTGACCTGGCGCCAAGTATTCGACAACAATCGACGGAAGACAACAATAAGGAAGAACGCCGTCGATCGCTGCCAGATAACAATGAAAACAG ACTTCGTCTGAGAAACTATCCGGGACGGCCGCAGCTGCAGAAGATAAGTTCCAACTGCCAAGATAGCGAATATGAGACCAAAATCGAAAAATTTCAACTGCTACTGAATTCCCCACAATTGGATTTGGTAGCCTTAAAGAAGCTCAGTTGGTCGGGTGTTCCGCGTAAG ATGCGAGCCGTCTGTTGGCGTTTGTTATCCAAATATCTACCGCCCTGTGGGGAACGACGAAATGCTGTGTTGGAGAGCAAACGTCAAGGCTATCAAGATCTGAGACACAACTATTTTAGGGTTGATAGTCAGGACGAGACACAGCAAGATACCTATCGTCAGATACATATCGATGTACCACGCATGAATCCACAAATTCCACTCTTCCAGCAACAGCTCGTACAGGAGATGTTCGAACGTGTTCTTTTCATTTGGGCCATCAGACATCCAGCCTCGGGCTATGTACAGGGCATTAACGATTTGGTTACACcattttttattgtattcctTCAAGAAGCTCTGTCACCTGATACAGATTTAGAGAAATACGATATGGCCACATTGCCGGAAGAAACACGCAACATTATCGAAGCTGATTCGTTTTGGTGTCTCTCCAAGTTTCTTGACTGCATTCAGGATAATTATATATTTGCCCAATTGGGCATACAGGAAAAGGTGAACCAACTCAAGGATCTTATACAACGCATAGACG TAAATCTGCATCGTCATCTACAGTCACATGGAGTTGACTATTTGCAATTCTCATTCCGGTGGATGAACAATTTACTGACACGCGAACTGCCCTTGCATTGTACGATACGTTTGTGGGACACATATCTGGCCGAGTCGGATGGCTTTGCTTTGTTTCATTTGTATGTTTGTGCTGCATTTCTGCTGCACTGGAAGGAGCAGCTAATGCAACAAAATGATTTCCAA GGTCTCATGTTGCTGCTACAAAATCTGCCAACCCATAACTGGTCCGATAGACAAATTAACGTGCTGCTCGCTGAAGCATTTCGCTTAAAGTTCACATATGCCGATGCGCCCAAACATCTGGAGACGAAATTGAGttga
- the LOC6651185 gene encoding transcription initiation protein SPT3 homolog translates to MNYNAKRARQDSISVGPCDLVSSSPIMTTPSAPGTPQLQTLEEIKTMPIHVHRQVILLQSGNITPQAQTQSPPAQQVQPVPIPVDDTTPVSLLTEIADIMRSFGDSDQPRTTSVKLVEQILQQQLRGIFNEASLVAMRRKQNPCPSQADFEFLMRNHPVKIARMRKHLKDMRILKRFLSIRTGRPQDFMDDLEQQEEDEELAIDVHELHDEDRMRRLFRADRISQILTGQQYLEFNEARKTSFYCRHGEKIKNKFRRFLDLPADLRIPTPTMNILAYLAHETIAAIVDYSILSRLNSDNRTTEPYSRVTSAGGSPAMMHVCPEVTQGRGMEVVKPISVQEIHEAMRRFRQMSSRKIGRYRNSCDIDFRRSFLAI, encoded by the coding sequence ATGAATTATAACGCAAAGCGCGCTCGGCAAGATTCTATTTCTGTTGGACCATGCGATTTGGTCTCATCGTCACCCATAATGACAACGCCATCGGCTCCAGGAACACCACAGTTGCAAACTCTGGAAGAGATCAAAACGATGCCAATTCATGTACATCGTCAAGTAATACTCTTGCAGAGTGGCAATATAACACCCCAGGCACAAACCCAATCACCACCAGCCCAACAAGTCCAGCCGGTACCCATTCCGGTGGATGACACCACTCCTGTGTCTCTACTCACAGAGATTGCCGATATAATGCGCAGTTTTGGGGACAGTGATCAGCCGCGAACCACTAGCGTCAAACTGGTAGAGCAAATACTTCAGCAGCAGCTGCGCGGCATCTTTAATGAGGCATCGCTGGTGGCCATGCGACGAAAGCAAAATCCCTGTCCATCACAAGCAGATTTTGAGTTCCTTATGCGTAATCATCCAGTTAAGATCGCTCGAATGCGCAAGCATTTAAAGGATATGCGTATCTTAAAGAGATTCCTAAGCATTCGGACGGGTCGACCACAGGATTTTATGGACGACCTTGAACAACAGGAGGAGGATGAGGAATTGGCTATTGATGTTCATGAACTTCACGATGAGGATCGCATGCGTCGGCTCTTTCGTGCCGATCGCATCTCTCAAATCCTAACCGGCCAACAATACCTTGAGTTTAATGAAGCACGAAAGACTTCGTTCTATTGTCGTCATGGCGAGAAGATTAAGAACAAATTCCGGCGATTTCTTGATTTGCCAGCGGATTTGCGTATACCAACGCCCACCATGAACATCCTGGCCTATTTGGCCCATGAAACAATTGCCGCTATTGTAGACTATTCGATATTGTCGCGCCTGAATTCGGACAATCGGACGACTGAGCCATATAGCCGTGTCACCTCCGCCGGGGGCAGTCCAGCCATGATGCACGTTTGTCCAGAAGTCACCCAAGGTCGAGGCATGGAGGTGGTTAAACCCATTAGCGTGCAGGAAATCCATGAAGCTATGCGAAGATTCCGTCAGATGAGCAGCCGAAAAATTGGAAGATACCGTAACTCTTGTGACATTGATTTCCGGCGTAGTTTTTTGGCCATTTAA